A genomic stretch from Sphingobacterium sp. ML3W includes:
- a CDS encoding AraC family transcriptional regulator, which translates to MERYRQFEPILISEFKSSAWTHPEHNHNHYELIFILSGEGSHVINGYAVPYQSDTVFFIGPEEYHYFDIKQETHFIYLKFTDAYIYRTTAESGHLTRQLEYLIKSRETHQHGFPILAADLQTVRLLFNVIASLKHDIFANQDLIWHQLLSISMLLVRNMPELQMDGTRSRDLQAMFCYIHKNIYTPNLLRSQVMAPHFNIAADYLGTYFKRQVGMTIRTYIHQYRNTLIRQRIAAGRMILKEIADEFGLTDVSHLTKILGKEV; encoded by the coding sequence ATGGAACGCTATCGACAATTTGAACCTATCCTGATCTCGGAATTTAAATCCAGCGCTTGGACACATCCGGAGCATAATCACAATCACTACGAACTTATCTTTATTTTGAGTGGGGAGGGAAGTCATGTGATCAATGGCTATGCCGTACCTTATCAAAGTGATACTGTTTTCTTTATCGGACCAGAAGAGTATCACTATTTTGATATTAAGCAGGAGACGCATTTTATTTATTTAAAATTTACAGATGCTTACATCTATCGGACTACGGCCGAATCGGGCCATTTAACTCGTCAATTGGAGTATTTAATAAAAAGCAGGGAAACTCATCAGCATGGTTTCCCTATTCTTGCAGCTGATCTACAGACTGTTCGTCTGTTGTTTAATGTGATTGCCTCCCTAAAACACGATATCTTTGCGAATCAAGATTTAATATGGCATCAGCTGCTCAGCATTTCAATGCTGCTGGTGAGAAATATGCCCGAATTACAGATGGATGGTACTAGAAGTCGCGACCTACAGGCAATGTTTTGTTATATCCATAAAAATATATATACGCCAAACCTGTTGAGATCTCAGGTAATGGCCCCTCATTTCAATATTGCTGCTGACTATTTGGGTACCTATTTCAAACGTCAGGTTGGTATGACCATTAGGACTTATATCCACCAATATCGGAATACACTTATTCGGCAACGCATTGCCGCTGGACGAATGATTTTAAAGGAAATTGCTGATGAGTTTGGATTGACAGATGTCAGTCATCTGACCAAGATCTTGGGGAAAGAGGTCTAA
- a CDS encoding SDR family oxidoreductase → MKTIKNTALIVGANGVISTNLIEHLSSLGNWDIIGLSRRGGTDHDQIRYIAVDLLDLTDTVNKLSALTTVTHIFYAAYQDKDSWAALVEPNLRMLVNVITAIEPVAKSLQHVSLMQGYKVYGAHLGPFKTPAKESDAGHMPPEFNTSQLQYLQQQQIGKQWTWSAIRPSVVGGTAPGNPMNLALLIAVYATISKKLNIPLRFPGKIGAYHTLLEMTDATLLAKATVWAATEPQATNQAFNINNGDLFRWKDLWPKIAKYFNMEVDAPLPLNLQTMMSDKENIWEDIQKQQGLNYNYQEVSAWAFGDFVFSWDYDFFADGSKARRFGFHEYIDTEQMFFRLFDEMRNKQIIP, encoded by the coding sequence ATGAAAACTATAAAAAATACGGCATTGATTGTGGGCGCCAATGGTGTTATTAGCACAAATCTTATTGAACATCTTAGCAGTCTTGGAAACTGGGATATTATCGGTCTCTCCCGTCGTGGCGGGACCGATCATGACCAGATTCGTTATATCGCTGTAGATTTACTGGATTTAACAGACACGGTCAACAAACTAAGTGCATTGACCACTGTAACGCATATCTTTTATGCCGCTTATCAGGACAAAGACAGTTGGGCAGCATTGGTCGAGCCCAATTTGAGGATGTTGGTCAATGTAATAACGGCTATTGAGCCAGTAGCCAAATCCCTGCAACATGTTAGTCTTATGCAAGGTTATAAGGTTTATGGCGCCCACCTCGGCCCATTTAAAACACCGGCCAAAGAATCTGATGCTGGTCATATGCCACCCGAATTTAATACCAGCCAGCTACAATACCTTCAACAGCAACAAATTGGCAAACAGTGGACTTGGTCCGCTATCCGGCCATCGGTTGTGGGTGGAACGGCACCTGGAAACCCAATGAACCTTGCACTGTTGATAGCTGTATACGCTACTATTTCCAAGAAATTAAATATTCCGCTTCGTTTTCCAGGCAAAATTGGCGCATACCACACCTTACTCGAGATGACAGACGCTACTTTATTGGCAAAGGCAACTGTATGGGCAGCAACAGAACCTCAAGCGACCAACCAGGCGTTTAATATTAACAATGGAGATTTATTTCGCTGGAAAGATCTCTGGCCCAAAATTGCAAAATATTTTAATATGGAAGTCGACGCGCCCCTCCCCTTAAACCTACAAACTATGATGTCCGATAAAGAAAATATATGGGAAGACATACAGAAACAACAGGGATTGAATTATAATTATCAGGAAGTCTCCGCCTGGGCATTCGGCGACTTTGTCTTCTCTTGGGATTACGACTTTTTTGCGGACGGTAGCAAAGCACGAAGATTCGGTTTCCATGAATACATTGATACCGAGCAGATGTTTTTTCGGTTATTCGATGAGATGCGGAACAAACAGATCATTCCTTAA
- a CDS encoding DUF4421 family protein — protein sequence MRRNLLLFFILCLFCHYTKGQEIDTTFIYTYPNASWITSYLSTSAVNMTTEDKTFEPNNPLKIGVGLGIRNTMINFLVGTKIVSLKDKTYGKTSSTDFQVHRYGRKFVTDIYFQRYKGFFAVDGKNTKLFPAMKINQMGLEQTYVFNHTRFSLKAAFERSEQQVQSAGSFLLGANVYWHQLRDFEGLDGSFVQNLDNLQVGAQGGYAHSWALGQHWLITAYTTIGFNIGNDVENFRNFRFKVYPTVLARTVASYTKNDWSFTYGMMINNKMNFFETKKDYTVTNVNLQLSVTRQINFSF from the coding sequence ATGCGCAGGAATTTATTGCTGTTCTTTATCCTATGTTTATTCTGTCATTACACGAAGGGGCAGGAGATAGACACAACATTTATTTATACCTATCCCAATGCATCCTGGATAACGAGTTATCTCTCTACAAGCGCAGTCAATATGACCACTGAAGATAAAACTTTTGAACCGAATAACCCCTTGAAAATCGGAGTGGGATTGGGGATCCGGAATACAATGATTAATTTTCTTGTGGGCACAAAGATTGTTTCATTAAAAGACAAGACATACGGTAAAACGAGTTCGACAGACTTTCAGGTGCATCGCTATGGTCGAAAATTTGTAACAGATATCTATTTTCAGCGTTATAAAGGATTCTTTGCCGTGGATGGAAAGAATACTAAGCTTTTTCCTGCGATGAAAATCAATCAGATGGGACTCGAGCAGACCTATGTGTTCAATCACACGCGGTTTTCATTAAAAGCAGCCTTTGAACGAAGCGAGCAACAGGTTCAGAGTGCAGGGAGCTTCCTGCTAGGAGCCAATGTGTATTGGCATCAACTGCGGGATTTTGAAGGGCTTGACGGTAGTTTTGTGCAAAATCTTGACAATCTTCAAGTCGGAGCACAAGGAGGGTATGCACATTCCTGGGCCCTGGGTCAGCATTGGCTCATCACGGCATATACAACGATTGGTTTTAACATTGGAAACGATGTCGAAAATTTTCGGAACTTTCGTTTTAAAGTATACCCAACTGTATTGGCCAGGACAGTGGCCAGTTACACCAAGAATGATTGGTCTTTCACTTACGGAATGATGATCAATAATAAAATGAACTTTTTTGAGACAAAAAAGGACTATACAGTCACGAATGTAAATCTACAGTTGTCTGTAACCAGACAAATCAATTTTTCATTTTAA
- a CDS encoding sigma-70 family RNA polymerase sigma factor — translation MNTETAIQRQADRELVSQILQRDPHAFRKLIVDHEKLVAHLVYKMIPVAADRRDIVQDVYIKVHNNLRQFRFQSKLSTWIGQITYNTCLHYLQKKRPILMESFFENADSSYTDYKMLQAASNETENRLFARELSQTIAQAVAQLSTLYQTLIGLHYQQELSLQEISEITQLPEGTIKSYLFRARKQLKDILLKSQKREEL, via the coding sequence GTGAACACAGAAACAGCTATACAACGTCAAGCAGACCGGGAACTAGTCTCTCAGATCCTCCAACGGGATCCGCATGCTTTCCGTAAGCTTATCGTTGATCATGAGAAGCTCGTCGCGCATTTGGTTTACAAAATGATCCCCGTCGCTGCAGATCGCCGGGACATTGTACAGGATGTCTATATTAAAGTTCACAATAATCTAAGACAATTCCGTTTTCAGAGCAAATTATCGACCTGGATCGGACAGATTACGTATAACACCTGTTTGCATTATCTTCAGAAAAAACGCCCTATCCTCATGGAAAGTTTTTTTGAAAATGCTGATTCGTCTTATACAGATTATAAAATGTTACAAGCAGCTAGCAACGAAACAGAAAATAGGCTTTTTGCTCGCGAACTCAGCCAGACAATAGCACAGGCTGTGGCACAGCTCTCCACATTATACCAAACCCTGATCGGATTACATTACCAACAGGAATTGAGTCTACAGGAGATTTCAGAAATCACACAATTACCGGAGGGTACCATAAAATCTTATTTGTTTCGCGCACGCAAGCAATTAAAAGATATTCTACTCAAATCACAAAAAAGAGAGGAACTATGA
- a CDS encoding retropepsin-like aspartic protease — MKITTQLLALSLSFAVFITSKTQGQQNLPVIQASKPMVSIRDGKLLAKDVWKLTPTTAPDIYYAQVPRAERKITFITDKDSISFTTTYGKTYDFIILMNGQDRILTRISANYEQLLNPTVRSKPAIQSSDTIPFFMKNSRLYFKGNLNGYKNLTIMFDLGAGITCLSEQSPAKAAVKFDGHISVQNTDGTNNEPSASTNSLEIGGLRWDKVPLVQIRNLADGEDMIIGNSLFRDKIIEVDYEKKIMILSDHINKNLQGYQVHYVDYFQHRPRFEVNIKVGERDYPFHFLFDTGRDGSMLIGDDFTNRYHLWSKYHSLFSFGRKKIIVIPELKIGSQVFKNIVTNTNNPDYPNAKQSLLGNKILNQFNFILDNRSGKIYLKANKYQNDNYSAYNEFKLARMLIVILIIGLLLFIGYRIRKSYLRKRSLL; from the coding sequence ATGAAAATAACAACACAGCTTCTCGCCCTTAGTTTGAGTTTTGCCGTGTTTATTACCTCCAAAACTCAAGGCCAACAAAATCTACCTGTGATTCAGGCCAGCAAGCCTATGGTAAGTATCCGTGATGGAAAGTTATTAGCTAAGGATGTATGGAAATTAACCCCGACAACCGCACCTGATATTTACTATGCACAGGTGCCGAGAGCAGAACGTAAGATCACATTTATTACTGATAAGGATTCCATTTCTTTTACGACTACTTATGGTAAAACCTATGATTTTATTATATTAATGAACGGACAGGATCGTATTCTGACGCGCATATCGGCCAATTATGAGCAACTATTAAATCCGACCGTACGCTCTAAACCCGCGATACAATCGTCGGATACCATTCCCTTTTTTATGAAAAATAGTCGTCTTTATTTTAAGGGAAATCTCAATGGCTACAAAAACTTGACGATCATGTTTGATCTAGGGGCGGGTATCACCTGCCTCAGTGAGCAATCTCCTGCAAAAGCGGCCGTCAAATTTGATGGTCACATCAGCGTCCAGAATACGGATGGGACAAACAATGAACCCAGCGCCAGTACCAATAGTTTAGAAATTGGTGGATTACGCTGGGATAAAGTTCCGTTGGTACAAATCCGAAATCTAGCAGATGGTGAAGATATGATCATTGGAAATTCACTGTTCCGGGACAAGATTATCGAAGTTGATTACGAGAAAAAGATTATGATCCTAAGCGATCATATAAACAAGAATCTACAGGGTTATCAAGTTCACTATGTTGACTATTTCCAACATCGCCCCCGATTTGAAGTCAATATCAAAGTCGGAGAACGGGATTATCCCTTTCATTTTCTATTTGATACCGGTCGGGATGGCAGTATGCTTATTGGGGACGATTTTACAAATCGTTATCATCTCTGGAGCAAATATCATTCGTTATTTTCTTTTGGCAGAAAAAAGATCATTGTCATCCCGGAGCTCAAAATCGGGAGCCAGGTATTTAAAAACATTGTAACCAATACCAATAATCCCGATTATCCGAATGCCAAGCAAAGTTTATTGGGTAATAAAATATTAAATCAATTTAATTTTATCCTAGATAACCGCAGCGGCAAAATATATTTGAAAGCAAACAAATACCAAAATGACAACTACAGCGCATACAATGAGTTTAAGCTGGCAAGGATGTTAATTGTAATCTTGATTATCGGACTGTTGCTCTTTATAGGCTATCGTATCCGAAAGTCATATCTTCGAAAAAGGTCCTTGCTATAA
- a CDS encoding SRPBCC family protein, producing the protein MNKNFAKAEMFIRKDVAEVFQAMVDPAITTKIWFTKSSGKLEKGKNIEWEWEMYNHKVNVDVLEIVENQKIIFNWRNHDSPSIVEWKFNKIKGGTFVSVTNEIKHDTPEKLIAEVRDSTEGFTLVLANLKAYLEFNILLNLVGDRFPEM; encoded by the coding sequence ATGAATAAGAATTTTGCAAAAGCAGAAATGTTTATCCGGAAAGATGTCGCTGAAGTGTTTCAAGCGATGGTAGACCCTGCGATTACTACTAAAATCTGGTTTACCAAGAGTTCGGGAAAATTAGAAAAAGGAAAGAATATTGAATGGGAGTGGGAGATGTATAACCATAAGGTTAATGTTGATGTACTGGAAATCGTTGAAAACCAAAAAATTATTTTCAATTGGCGTAATCACGACAGCCCCTCCATTGTTGAATGGAAATTCAATAAAATTAAAGGAGGAACATTTGTATCCGTAACCAATGAAATCAAACATGATACGCCCGAAAAGCTGATCGCTGAGGTGCGCGATAGCACCGAAGGGTTTACACTCGTTTTGGCCAATCTGAAAGCATATTTAGAATTTAATATCTTGCTTAATCTCGTAGGAGATAGGTTTCCTGAAATGTAG